One genomic region from Onychostoma macrolepis isolate SWU-2019 chromosome 23, ASM1243209v1, whole genome shotgun sequence encodes:
- the sars1 gene encoding serine--tRNA ligase, cytoplasmic: protein MVLDLDLFRTDKGGDPEIVRETQRKRFKDVSLVDKLIEADTEWRKCRFTADNLNKAKNLCSKAIGEKMKKKEPVGDDDTLPEEAQNLEDLTGETLSPLTVTQIKKVRLLVDEAVQKTDSDRLKLEAERFEYLREIGNLLHPSVPISNDEDADNKVERTCGDCTVQKKYSHVDLVVMVDGYEGEKGAIVAGSRGYFLKGPLVFLEQALINYALRILYSKNYNILYTPFFMRKEVMQEVAQLSQFDEELYKVIGKGSEKSDDNTVDEKYLIATSEQPIAAFLRDEWLKPEELPIRYAGISTCFRQEVGSHGRDTRGIFRVHQFEKIEQFVYASPHEGKSWEMFDEMIGTAEEFYQSLGIPYRIVNIVSGALNYAASKKLDLEAWFPGSQAFRELVSCSNCTDYQARRLRIRYGQTKKMMDKAEFVHMLNATMCATTRVICAILENYQTEEGIIIPEPLKAFMPPGLTEMIKFVKPAPIDQEVTKKQKKQEGGKKKKQQGGDANLENKVESMSVNDS, encoded by the exons ATGGTGCTCGATTTAGACCTGTTTCGCACCGACAAAGGCGGCGATCCTGAAATCGTGCGGGAAACCCAGAGGAAACGGTTCAAAGATGTCTCTCTGGTGGATAAACTGATCGAGGCGGACACAGAATGGAGGAAAT GTCGCTTCACTGCAGATAATCTAAACAAGGCCAAGAATCTGTGCAGCAAAGCCATCGGGGAAAAGATGAAG AAAAAAGAGCCAGTTGGTGATGATGACACTCTTCCAGAAGAAGCTCAGAATCTAGAAGACCTCACTGGAGAAACATTATCA CCCCTCACGGTGACTCAGATAAAGAAGGTGAGGTTACTGGTGGACGAGGCCGTGCAAAAAACAGACAGTGATCGGTTAAAGCTGGAGGCGGAGCGCTTTGAGTACCTGAGAGAGATCGGCAACCTCCTGCATCCCTCTGTGCCCATCAGCAACGATGAG GATGCTGATAATAAAGTGGAACGCACCTGTGGCGACTGTACGGTGCAGAAGAAGTACTCTCACGTGGACCTGGTTGTCATGGTGGATGGATATGAAGGGGAAAAAGGAGCCATAGTGGCTGGAAGCAGAGGATACTTCCTCAAG GGGCCATTAGTTTTTTTGGAACAGGCTTTAATTAACTATGCGCTGCGGATCCTGTACAGCAAGAACTACAACATCCTGTACACACCCTTCTTCATGAGGAAAGAAGTCATGCAGGAGGTCGCTCAGCTCAGCCAGTTTGACGAGGAGCTCTACAAG GTGATCGGGAAGGGGAGCGAGAAGTCTGACGACAATACAGTTGATGAAAAGTATTTGATTGCCACATCGGAACAGCCAATCGCAGCCTTCCTGAGAGATGAGTGGCTGAAGCCAGAGGAGCTTCCCATCCGCTATGCCGGCATCTCCACCTGCTTCAGACAGGAAGTGGGCTCTCACGGCAGAGACACACGTGGGATCTTCAGGGTCCATCAGTTTGAGAAG ATTGAGCAGTTTGTCTACGCCTCTCCTCATGAAGGCAAGTCCTGGGAGATGTTTGATGAGATGATTGGAACTGCTGAAGAGTTTTATCAGTCATTAGGAATCCCCTACCGCATTGTCAACATTGTGTCAG GTGCTTTGAACTATGCAGCTAGTAAAAAGCTGGATTTAGAGGCTTGGTTCCCAGGCTCCCAGGCTTTTAGAGAGCTTGTGTCATGCTCAAACTGCACAGACTACCAGGCTCGCCGCTTACGAATTCGCTACGGGCAGACCAAGAAAATGATGGACAAG GCTGAGTTTGTGCACATGCTAAATGCCACCATGTGTGCGACCACTCGTGTTATCTGTGCTATCCTGGAGAACTATCAGACAGAGGAAGGCATCATTATTCCAGAACCCCTCAAGGCATTCATGCCTCCAG GTTTAACAGAAATGATCAAGTTTGTGAAGCCAGCCCCCATTGACCAGGAAGTAACCAAGAAGCAGAAGAAACAGGAAGGAgggaagaagaagaaacagCAGGGTGGTGATGCTAATCTAGAGAACAAAGTGGAGAGCATGTCAGTCAATGACTCCTAG
- the fam50a gene encoding protein FAM50A produces the protein MAQYKGAASEAGRAMQLMKKREREREQLEQLKQKIAEDNMVKSNIDKKFSAHYDAVEQELKSSTVGLVTLNDMKAKQEALVKEREKQLAKKEQSKELQLKLEKQKEKKRKEEQKRKIASLSFNPDEGEEEEEEEEEEETEEEICIPAKKKKLGKNPDVDTSFLPDRDREEEENRLREELRQEWERKQEKIKSEEIEITFSYWDGSGHRKTVKMKKGNTIQQFLQRALEVLRKDFSELRSAGVEHLMYIKEDLIIPHHHSFYDFIVTKARGKSGPLFNFDVHDDIRLVNDATVEKDESHAGKVVLRSWYEKNKHIFPASRWEPYDPEKKWDKYTIR, from the exons ATGGCGCAGTATAAAGGAGCGGCAAGTGAAGCGGGGAGAGCGATGCAGCTCatgaagaagagagaaagagagcgagaacAGCTCGAGCAGCTCAAACAGAAGATAGCAGAG GACAATATGGTGAAgtccaacattgataaaaagTTCTCAGCTCATTATGATGCTGTGGAGCAAGAGCTCAAGTCCAGCACGGTCG GACTGGTGACACTGAATGACATGAAAGCGAAGCAGGAAGCTCTGGTCAAAGAACGAGAGAAACAACTTGCCAAGAAGGAGCAGTCAAAAGAGCTTCAGCT GAAGCTTGAGAAACAGAAGgagaagaaaagaaaggaaGAGCAGAAAAGAAAGATTGCCAGTTTATCCTTCAATCCAGatgaaggagaagaagaagaagaggaggaggaagaagaggaaacTGAGGAGGAGATTT GCATACCtgcaaagaagaaaaaactagGGAAGAACCCAGATGTGGACACCAGTTTCCTGCCAGACAGGGACAGAGAG GAAGAAGAAAATCGTTTAAGGGAGGAACTCAGGCAGGAGTGGGAAAGAAAACAAGAGAAGATCAAAA GTGAAGAAATTGAAATCACTTTCAGCTACTGGGATGGCTCAGGGCATCGAAAAACTGTCAAG ATGAAAAAAGGCAACACAATTCAGCAGTTTCTCCAAAGGGCACTGGAAGTTTTGAGAAAAGACTTCAGTGAGCTGAG GTCAGCAGGAGTGGAGCATCTAATGTACATTAAAGAGGATTTGATAATCCCACAT CATCACAGTTTCTATGATTTCATTGTGACAAAAGCAAGAGGCAAAAGTG GGCCCCTTTTCAATTTTGATGTGCATGATGACATTCGGCTGGTGAACGATGCCACAGTAGAGAAAGATGAG TCTCATGCTGGAAAAGTGGTGCTGAGGAGCTggtatgaaaaaaacaaacacatcttCCCTGCCAGCCGCTGGGAGCCTTACGATCCCGAAAAAAAATGGGACAAATACACT ATTCGGTGA
- the si:ch211-207e14.4 gene encoding interleukin-17 receptor D yields the protein MWPPTLTLDLLLLVSLSLSAHGAYGEQMPYRPQNCTLECIRRGDPRCEYCRISADDVQISPSIPSSSPFGGCVPWPCHSFVGQETPEVCQHYVHAPHNIQIEFEASEDPTYDAITVSWNPSQYGIEFLRGFQVTLQALGGSQILCQLFLLGTNLSLTPAHAQRVYRSDPFTHLFLDREYAVTVMALPVPERWDQFSRRKPFFTRTCPEKNGLEECKKDWYPRYVEVHQENQGVYVTFNLAPENFKVRQYFSSCFGGGLRNYTSIKPDFSLNKTYHTYRLQNLQAGTNYTCEIAADVVDAVRKTFIVAVKHNSEEPPTSHFMESSSLMVLLSMGILLAATALLTFIVVYKKRLKTKMVQTKMRPVIIEQYYDKKLDEEQCVLLDRTTRPPRLLICYSSNDGPAHVRVVLQLAAFLQKHMGTQVHLDLWEALSIMEEGSMGWHCRRLNECDFVLVICSQGLLQNQKQQSEDEEPLENTPLAMVSMIGEELCRAKAMGRDLSKYMVATFEYSQESDFPTALGLASRYTLTKDLPLLFSHLHAVALQKPGVYLQVENISESGYCKLPAGAALQLAIQEATAQFSEEPTEEEHVGITIIS from the exons ATGTGGCCACCCACACTTACCCTGGATCTGCTCCTGTTGGTCAGCTTGTCCCTCAGTGCCCATGGTGCCTATGGTGAACAAATGCCTTACAGACCTCAGAACTGCACGCTTGAATGCATCCGCCGG GGAGATCCAAGATGTGAATACTGCAGAATCTCAGCAGACGATGTACAGATATCTCCCAGCATTCCCTCCTCCAGCCCTTTTGGAG GTTGTGTACCTTGGCCTTGTCACTCTTTTGTAGGTCAGGAAACCCCAGAGGTTTGCCAGCATTATGTTCATGCACCGCATAATATTCAGATTGAGTTTGAAGCCAGTGAAGATCCAACATATGATGCCATTACTGTGTCATGGAACCCAAGCCAATACG GTATCGAGTTCTTACGTGGATTTCAAGTAACCCTTCAGGCTCTTGGTGGATCTCAGATCTTATGTCAGCTCTTTCTCCTGGGTACCAATCTGTCACTCACACCTGCACATGCCCAGAga GTGTATCGCTCAGATCCCTTCACGCATCTGTTTTTGGATAGAGAGTATGCCGTGACTGTCATGGCACTGCCTGTTCCCGAGCGGTGGGACCAGTTCTCTCGGAGGAAACCATTTTTCACACGCA CATGTCCTGAAAAAAATGGTCTCGAAGAGTGTAAGAAAG ACTGGTATCCCAGATACGTTGAGGTCCACCAGGAGAACCAGGGCGTTTATGTGACCTTTAACCTTGCACCTGAGAACTTCAAAGTCCGTCAGTATTTTTCATCATGTTTCGGAGGCGGCCTACGAAATTACACAAGCATTAAACCA GATTTCAGTCTCAATAAGACATATCACACATACCGACTGCAGAATCTCCAAGCGGGTACAAACTACACCTGCGAG ATTGCTGCTGATGTTGTGGATGCAGTCAGAAAAACATTCATTGTTGCAGTAAAACATAATTCTGAAG AGCCGCCGACCTCACACTTCATGGAGAGCTCTTCACTAATGGTGCTCTTGTCCATGGGAATCCTGCTTGCTGCTACAGCACTGCTCACCTTCATTGTTGTTTACAAGAAAAGACTCAAAACGAAAATGGTCCAGACCAAAATGAGACCAG TGATCATTGAACAGTACTATGACAAAAAACTGGATGAAGAACAGTGTGTTTTGCTGGACAGAACGACCCGTCCCCCTCGCCTCCTGATTTGCTACTCAAGTAATGATGGTCCTGCCCACGTCAGAGTCGTGCTTCAACTGGCTGCGTTTTTACAAAAGCATATGGGTACCCAA gTGCATTTGGACTTGTGGGAGGCCTTGAGTATTATGGAGGAGGGGAGTATGGGGTGGCATTGCAGGAGATTGAATGAGTGTGACTTTGTGTTGGTCATCTGCTCACAAGGTCTCCTTCAGAACCAGAAGCAGCAGTCTGAGGACGAGGAACCATTAGAGAACACTCCTTTGGCAATGGTTTCCATGATTGGAGAGGAGCTGTGCCGTGCCAAAGCGATGGGTCGAGACCTCTCCAAATACATGGTGGCCACTTTTGAGTACTCACAAGAGTCTGATTTCCCCACAGCACTTGGTCTCGCTTCAAGATACACCTTGACTAAAGATCTGCCCTTGCTCTTCTCCCATCTTCACGCAGTGGCTTTGCAGAAGCCCGGAGTTTACCTACAGGTGGAGAACATTTCAGAAAGTGGGTACTGTAAACTCCCAGCTGGGGCTGCACTACAGCTGGCCATCCAGGAGGCCACAGCACAGTTCTCTGAGGAGCCGACTGAAGAGGAACATGTAGGAATTACAATCATTTCATAA